The Bacillus sp. Y1 genome has a window encoding:
- a CDS encoding Ger(x)C family spore germination protein, with product MRRKKMLFVLGIFVSLVLIPGCAPFVENNAIEDIAPITFWSISKGEEGQIKMSTLVPPLVNEPKSLLTLEVDLLKQGGKDFNLRYYRELKVGQLRFFLIHEELAKQGIIQLINTLLTDYDISQRMYLVIVKGNFDEYINRQAKKQEYLDYYLYRMLRHYERTNQGEMTIVNLHEYKNKLFSPYSDPVLPVFKVANDNFTYEGTAFFSNDKLVETVTNTEDQLFQLLDNDHYLKFFPISNLDVVIGHLRSRVNVDLHKNLSLVTINVKLNGRIEEYQGNKNILNGNELMELHKEIETELEMKTTDLIKKMQELKVEPLQIGTHTLSPFSKPISEKVWLAAWEKAEIKVNYQLYFEALQNTENNY from the coding sequence ATGAGACGAAAGAAAATGCTTTTCGTTTTGGGAATCTTTGTTTCATTAGTCCTGATTCCAGGATGTGCCCCATTTGTTGAGAACAACGCAATTGAAGATATTGCCCCTATCACTTTTTGGTCAATTAGTAAAGGCGAAGAAGGACAAATAAAAATGAGTACATTAGTCCCTCCATTAGTAAATGAGCCAAAAAGCTTATTAACACTAGAAGTTGATCTCCTTAAACAGGGAGGAAAAGACTTTAATTTAAGATATTATCGTGAATTGAAGGTTGGACAACTCCGTTTTTTTTTAATTCATGAGGAATTAGCGAAACAAGGGATTATTCAGTTGATTAACACCCTATTGACAGACTATGATATATCGCAACGAATGTATTTAGTAATCGTTAAAGGAAATTTTGACGAATATATTAACAGACAAGCAAAGAAACAAGAATACCTTGATTATTACCTGTATCGGATGCTAAGACACTATGAGAGGACAAACCAAGGTGAGATGACCATTGTCAATTTGCATGAATATAAAAATAAGCTGTTTTCACCATATTCAGATCCCGTTCTTCCTGTTTTCAAAGTAGCGAATGATAACTTTACTTACGAGGGGACTGCTTTTTTTAGCAATGATAAATTAGTAGAAACGGTCACAAATACCGAAGATCAATTATTTCAACTTCTTGACAACGATCACTATTTGAAGTTCTTCCCAATATCCAATTTAGATGTCGTTATTGGACATCTACGCTCAAGAGTAAATGTGGATTTACATAAAAATCTTTCCCTAGTTACAATAAACGTGAAACTAAATGGAAGAATTGAGGAATATCAAGGTAATAAAAATATCCTCAACGGAAATGAACTGATGGAGCTTCATAAGGAAATCGAAACGGAATTAGAAATGAAAACTACGGACCTCATAAAAAAAATGCAAGAGCTGAAGGTGGAGCCTCTTCAAATTGGGACACACACCCTTAGCCCCTTTTCCAAACCCATCAGCGAAAAAGTTTGGTTAGCCGCTTGGGAAAAAGCGGAAATAAAAGTTAATTATCAGCTTTATTTTGAAGCATTACAAAACACTGAAAATAATTATTAA
- a CDS encoding ribose-5-phosphate isomerase A, translating into MPIVVIPLDYEMTEKHIRAMGLVPEFRLNCENSFNCEISKHVQPERLERMLNMIPGIVAKGLFVGMTDLVFLWI; encoded by the coding sequence TTGCCTATAGTAGTTATTCCGTTAGATTATGAAATGACGGAAAAACATATTAGAGCCATGGGTTTAGTCCCAGAATTTCGATTAAACTGTGAAAATTCGTTTAACTGCGAAATTTCTAAGCACGTTCAACCTGAGAGGTTAGAACGAATGCTTAACATGATACCGGGAATAGTTGCAAAGGGATTATTTGTTGGCATGACTGACTTAGTTTTCCTCTGGATCTAG
- a CDS encoding NADPH:quinone oxidoreductase family protein, producing the protein MMEQFKALMVDKNKNDFSVQVKNISLNELPQGDVLIKVSYSAVNYKDGLASIPNGKIVTTYPFIPGIDLAGVVVSSQDPRFREGDEIIATSYEIGVSHYGGYSEYARIPGDWIVPLPENLTLMESMILGTAGITAALSIQRLEDNGLSPEKGKVLVTGATGGVGSLAVSMLSKRGYEVVASTGKMNESSFLHKLGAKEIISREDVFNGKIKPLDNQIWAAAVDPVGGETLASILSKIQYNGSVAVSGLTGGGNVPTTVFPFILRGINLLGVDSVYCPMHVRQDLWNRMATDLKPSTLSETVNKKITLEELPETLPTILKGQARGRIIVKI; encoded by the coding sequence ATGATGGAACAATTTAAAGCATTGATGGTAGATAAAAATAAAAACGATTTTTCTGTTCAAGTCAAAAATATTTCCTTAAATGAGTTACCTCAAGGTGATGTTTTAATCAAGGTTTCTTATTCTGCGGTTAACTATAAAGACGGTTTAGCTAGTATTCCGAATGGAAAAATCGTCACAACCTATCCCTTTATTCCAGGTATTGATTTAGCAGGTGTAGTCGTATCGTCTCAAGATCCACGCTTCCGCGAAGGAGATGAGATCATAGCAACAAGCTATGAAATTGGGGTATCCCATTATGGTGGTTATAGTGAATATGCCCGCATTCCTGGTGATTGGATTGTCCCTTTACCTGAAAATTTAACGTTGATGGAATCAATGATATTGGGGACAGCAGGTATTACTGCAGCCCTCTCCATTCAAAGGTTAGAAGATAACGGTTTATCGCCAGAAAAGGGTAAAGTCCTTGTCACTGGAGCTACTGGTGGGGTAGGAAGTTTAGCTGTTTCCATGCTTTCAAAAAGAGGATACGAAGTTGTCGCTAGTACGGGTAAAATGAATGAGTCTAGCTTTCTACATAAGCTTGGTGCAAAAGAGATTATCTCTCGAGAAGATGTCTTTAACGGGAAAATTAAACCCCTTGATAATCAAATTTGGGCCGCAGCGGTTGATCCAGTAGGGGGAGAGACACTTGCATCCATCTTAAGTAAAATCCAATACAATGGTTCTGTTGCGGTGAGCGGCTTAACTGGTGGAGGAAACGTTCCAACCACTGTATTTCCCTTTATTTTACGTGGCATAAACCTTCTCGGAGTCGATTCTGTTTATTGTCCAATGCATGTTAGACAAGACCTTTGGAATCGAATGGCAACCGATTTAAAACCTTCTACTCTTTCTGAAACTGTGAATAAAAAAATTACACTAGAAGAATTACCTGAAACCTTACCTACTATTTTAAAAGGACAAGCAAGAGGTAGAATCATAGTAAAGATTTAA
- a CDS encoding winged helix-turn-helix transcriptional regulator — MSRMQDKMFNCEKELTLSVIGGKWKMLILWHLGKEGTKRFGELKALMPGITQRMLVNQLRELEEDLIVKREVYPVVPPKVEYSLTEQGRTLMPILDAMYNWGKDYMETAGLNPLVRQESIR; from the coding sequence ATGTCACGAATGCAGGATAAGATGTTTAATTGTGAAAAAGAATTAACTCTTTCCGTTATCGGTGGTAAATGGAAGATGCTTATACTATGGCATTTAGGAAAAGAGGGAACGAAGCGATTTGGTGAACTGAAAGCTCTTATGCCAGGGATCACGCAGAGAATGCTAGTTAATCAATTGCGAGAACTGGAAGAAGACTTGATTGTAAAACGCGAAGTCTATCCCGTTGTTCCTCCAAAAGTAGAATACTCCCTTACTGAACAAGGAAGAACCTTGATGCCGATTCTCGATGCCATGTACAACTGGGGGAAAGATTATATGGAAACTGCTGGGTTGAATCCTTTAGTAAGACAAGAGTCGATTAGGTGA
- a CDS encoding GerAB/ArcD/ProY family transporter, which produces MTTFSLFDKPSKFDGIYAFFIVNRLQMLYLFLLMPTYLLHPFMIWGIVAMAIFSQLNIRLLCKWLESNYAKKGYQGFVELLGVRMVRLLTFIGLVLILIKITVITLGYLEAIHEFIFPSMNSNWIIFFILLTSSYVASLGMKNTIRFVVIVFLCVFWMFFLYYPFFIPPIAALHDLYPLIPSNWTTESWKGLLLIWASFSGPEYLICLIPWIKPQQKMRKYLSYANALSTLEYLLLFIASLFFFGSNYLSKSKYPIVHMIRYLQSPVFERLDIILLSLHMFVLVFAISIFLLCIYGAIRIILKKTNTQPSRMGFAVTCIMLFLCFVIVNNWIWSIEREQNILLNIQIWLSGITYFIVPTFLLLLTKLKGRVSA; this is translated from the coding sequence TTGACCACATTTTCCTTATTTGATAAACCATCTAAATTTGACGGAATCTATGCATTTTTTATCGTCAACCGTTTACAAATGCTTTACCTATTTTTATTAATGCCTACCTACTTATTACACCCGTTTATGATTTGGGGTATTGTTGCAATGGCAATCTTTTCCCAACTCAATATAAGGCTGTTATGCAAATGGCTAGAATCAAATTATGCTAAAAAGGGATATCAAGGTTTTGTAGAACTTTTGGGTGTTCGAATGGTAAGGCTTTTGACTTTTATAGGCCTTGTCTTGATACTAATCAAAATAACGGTGATCACACTCGGATACTTAGAAGCCATTCATGAATTTATTTTCCCATCCATGAATTCAAATTGGATTATTTTTTTCATTCTTCTTACGAGCTCCTATGTAGCTTCACTAGGAATGAAGAATACCATACGGTTTGTGGTAATTGTTTTTTTATGTGTTTTTTGGATGTTTTTTTTATATTATCCCTTTTTTATTCCACCAATCGCTGCATTACATGATTTGTATCCTTTGATACCAAGCAATTGGACAACTGAATCATGGAAAGGATTGTTACTCATTTGGGCTTCATTTTCAGGACCAGAGTATTTAATCTGTTTAATTCCTTGGATTAAACCACAACAAAAAATGCGTAAATATTTATCCTATGCGAATGCTCTTTCTACTTTAGAGTATTTGCTATTGTTTATTGCGAGTTTATTCTTTTTCGGTTCAAATTATTTAAGTAAAAGTAAATACCCTATTGTTCATATGATTCGATACTTACAATCTCCCGTGTTTGAACGACTGGATATTATCCTGCTTTCACTACATATGTTTGTATTGGTGTTTGCAATATCAATTTTTTTGTTATGTATATATGGGGCTATAAGAATCATCCTAAAAAAAACAAATACCCAACCTTCACGTATGGGTTTTGCTGTCACTTGTATTATGTTATTTCTCTGCTTTGTAATTGTGAATAATTGGATTTGGTCCATAGAAAGGGAGCAGAATATTCTCCTGAATATTCAAATTTGGTTAAGTGGAATAACTTACTTTATCGTCCCAACATTCTTGCTCCTATTGACAAAGCTAAAAGGGCGTGTTAGTGCATGA